AGTAGGCCTGGCGTCCGATGGTCGCATAGGCGTCGTCCATCTGGGCGAACAACAGATCGCGCTGTACCTCCGGATCCGCATCCGAGCGGAGCAGATGGTCAACGAGCAGTCTCTCCCCGAAGGTCGAAGCCGTCTCGGCCAGCGGCAGCGAGGCATCGGCGGTCAGGGCGGGATGGCCGGCAGCCAGCAGGCCGTGGACGGCGTGGCCCAGTTCGTGAGCCAGCGTGGACACATCATTGGCCGTGCCGTTGTACGAGGTCAACACCCAGGGAATCAGGCCCGGCTCGAGGGAGGCACAAAAGGCGCCGCTGCGCTTGCCCTTGCGGACCTCGGAGTCCAGATGGCGGGAGGCGAGGATCTTCTCTGCCAGCGAGGCTACTCCGGCGTCGAAGTGATTGAAGCTGTCGAGCACGAAGTCGACGGCCTCGGCGAATGCATACCGCTTGGCGGCTGTGCCCGATACAGGAGCATACAGGTCGTAGCGGCGGAGGCGGTCCATCCCCTGCCAGCGCGCCTTCAAGCGGAAGTACCGCTGGAACAGCGGGGTATGCTCCCGGCAGGCCGCCAGCAAGGCCTCAACCACGTCGTCTGGGACATCGTTCGCCAGGTTTCGGACCGCGAGTGGAGACGAGTAGTGGCGCAGATCGATGGCCTCGCTCCGCCAATCGCGCACGCGGTACTGATAGATCTGACCGAGGACGATGGCATCTTTGGCGTGCATGTCATGGATCGCCCGGTAGGCTGCCTGGCGTGCCTGCGCGTCGGCGCCGCGAATGTGTACCTGCAACTCGCCTCGGGTCAGCTCGTGCTCCTGGCCATTCACCTGCATCCGGTAGACATAGCGATTGGTGATCGTGTCATACAGCGTGATCAATGCAGCCGGACCATTGACGTCTTTCAGGTTGATCACCCGCTCCTCCGGCTCGGAGAGCGTGTGCGGCCGCTGCAGGCGAAGGGCATCCAGGAAGTAGTGATAGTCGCCCGAGGCCGCCAGCAATCGCTGCGCCGGCGCCTCGTCCAGCTGCTTCCACCACAGCTTGATGAACATCGTGCGGTTTTCGATCTCGGCCAAGCGCTGCTGCATCTGCGCCAGGACGGTCTGCGCCTGTTGATCCTGGGTGTTCTCGGCGAACTTGAGGTGGGCGAAGCCGACCAGCCGGGACAGCAACCGCATCAGGCGGTCGTAGGTCTCCAACAGCGCCAGGAATTCGTCCGCCAGAAAGGCCTCGGTTAGGCGCGGTCGGTAGGCCTCGATCTCGGCCACCAGGGTCTCGAGGTCCTGCAGCGCCGTGCCCACCTCCGGCGCCTCCAGCCCCGCAAACAAGTCTTGCAGGCTCCAGCGCTCCTGCTTGTAGTCGCTTCTCGCCATCATCCCACCTCAGGCATTGAACCGAATATGGACGACTTCGCCATCCTTCACGAGGTACTCTTTCCCCTCCAGGCGCAGCTTGCCCTGCTGCTTGGCTGCCTGAAGCCCGCCCAACTCCACCAGCAGATCCCAGGCAATGACCTCGGCCCGGATGAAGCCGCGCGCCAGATCCGAATGGATTGTCTCGGCCGCCTTGAGGGCGCCTTCGCCCTGCTTCAGCGTCCAGGCGCGAACCTCATCCTCGCCCACGGTGAAGAACGAAATCTGGTCCAGTAGGGCATACGAGGCCCGGATCACCCGCCGGCGCCCGGATTCCTCGATGCCGTACTCTTGCATGAAGGCCTGGCGTTCGTCTGCCGAGAGCTGCGCGATCTCCATCTCCAGCTCCCCCTGCAGGGCCAGCACGTCCACCCCTACCCCATGCGAAGCCAGCATCCCGGCGGGTGCAGACTCTCCCTCTCCCACGTTGACCACGACCAGCATCGGCTTGCGGGTCAGCATTCCGAAGCCCGAGAGCGTGCGCTCCTCCTCCTCGCTCAAGGTCAGGCTGCGCAGGGGCTGGGATTGGCTCAGATGCCCTTCCAGCCGCCGGAAGAGCGCCATCTCACGCTCGACGGCTGCCCGGTCGCGTCCGCCACGCTGGTGCTCCTCCTCCTGGCGCTGCAGTCGCCTTTCCACCGTCAACATATCGGTGAGCAGCAACTCGGCCTCCAGCACAGCGAAATCCTGCTCCGGATCGATTCGGCCCAGCGGATGCGGTACAGCCGGGTTGTCGAAGGCCCGCACCACATGCAGAAGGCCATCCACCTGGGCTAGCTGATTGATCAGCGCCCCGGGAAGCCCTTCCCGCC
The sequence above is drawn from the Anaerolineales bacterium genome and encodes:
- a CDS encoding M3 family oligoendopeptidase, producing MMARSDYKQERWSLQDLFAGLEAPEVGTALQDLETLVAEIEAYRPRLTEAFLADEFLALLETYDRLMRLLSRLVGFAHLKFAENTQDQQAQTVLAQMQQRLAEIENRTMFIKLWWKQLDEAPAQRLLAASGDYHYFLDALRLQRPHTLSEPEERVINLKDVNGPAALITLYDTITNRYVYRMQVNGQEHELTRGELQVHIRGADAQARQAAYRAIHDMHAKDAIVLGQIYQYRVRDWRSEAIDLRHYSSPLAVRNLANDVPDDVVEALLAACREHTPLFQRYFRLKARWQGMDRLRRYDLYAPVSGTAAKRYAFAEAVDFVLDSFNHFDAGVASLAEKILASRHLDSEVRKGKRSGAFCASLEPGLIPWVLTSYNGTANDVSTLAHELGHAVHGLLAAGHPALTADASLPLAETASTFGERLLVDHLLRSDADPEVQRDLLFAQMDDAYATIGRQAYFALFEGTAHEAVRRGASVDDLSKLYQENLAEQFGDSLLVSEDFQYEWLSIPHIYHTPYYVYAYAFGQLLVLSLYEQYRREGDLFKPRYLKILAAGGSDSPVRILETAGVPIRSPEFWGQGFGVLQRTLEQLEAIPVKTTS
- a CDS encoding YchF family ATPase, producing the protein MQLGIIGLQAAGKTTIFNALTGGNLTTGAAAGIGRPEVHTAVSDVPDDRLTPLVAMFQPRKTFHAKVTYADIGGLKADLGREGLPGALINQLAQVDGLLHVVRAFDNPAVPHPLGRIDPEQDFAVLEAELLLTDMLTVERRLQRQEEEHQRGGRDRAAVEREMALFRRLEGHLSQSQPLRSLTLSEEEERTLSGFGMLTRKPMLVVVNVGEGESAPAGMLASHGVGVDVLALQGELEMEIAQLSADERQAFMQEYGIEESGRRRVIRASYALLDQISFFTVGEDEVRAWTLKQGEGALKAAETIHSDLARGFIRAEVIAWDLLVELGGLQAAKQQGKLRLEGKEYLVKDGEVVHIRFNA